One part of the Funiculus sociatus GB2-C1 genome encodes these proteins:
- a CDS encoding prolyl oligopeptidase family serine peptidase, whose translation MSYPDKPLAYPTSQKVDQVDDYHGTRVEDPYRWLEDPDSDETKAWVEAQNQVTFEYLNEITVREKIKQRLTQLWDYEKFSIPFKEGDRALRYFYFKNDGLQNQSVLYTLISLDAEPKVLLDPNKLSEDGTVALSGVSISEDAKLMAYGLSTSGSDWQEWKVRDIETGEDISDHLKWIKFSGASWTKDNQGFFYSRYDEPNKETKLEDVNYYQKLYYHQLGKPQSEDILIYHRPDQKEWGFSGGVTEDGRYLIVSVWLGTDPKNLIFYKDLANPNAEVVELINEFEANYSFIDNDGDVFWFRTDLDAPRGRVIAIDTKNPARSQWQEIIPQTDEVLESVGLLNNQFVVDYLKDAHTQVKIFDLNGAFVREVELPGIGSAGGFSGKRYDTETFYSFTSFTTPATIYHYDMVSGESTIFRQPKVDFNPADYETNQVFYSSKDGTQVPMFITHKKGLQLDGNNPTYLYGYGGFNVSLTPSFSVGSLIWLEMGGVYAIPNLRGGGEYGEEWHQAGTKLNKQNVFDDFITAAEWLISHKYTKPAKLAIGGGSNGGLLVGACLTQRPNLFGAALPAVGVMDMLRFHKFTIGWAWCSEYGSAENPDEFKALYAYSPLHNLKSETSYPATMITTADHDDRVVPAHSFKFAAALQEAHAGKNPVLIRIETKAGHGAGKPTAKIIEEVADKWAFLVRSLDIAVDI comes from the coding sequence ATGTCATATCCAGATAAACCCCTAGCCTACCCAACTAGCCAAAAAGTCGATCAAGTTGATGACTATCACGGTACAAGAGTAGAAGATCCTTACCGATGGCTTGAAGATCCAGACTCAGACGAAACAAAGGCTTGGGTGGAAGCGCAAAACCAAGTCACTTTTGAATACTTAAATGAAATTACAGTCCGCGAAAAGATTAAGCAGCGGCTAACCCAATTGTGGGATTATGAGAAATTTAGTATTCCTTTTAAAGAAGGCGATCGCGCACTTCGCTACTTCTATTTCAAAAACGATGGCTTACAAAATCAAAGCGTCTTATACACTTTAATTTCCCTCGACGCTGAACCAAAAGTTTTACTCGATCCCAATAAGCTTTCAGAAGATGGCACAGTCGCCTTGTCTGGCGTTTCCATTAGCGAAGACGCTAAACTGATGGCCTATGGTTTATCTACCTCTGGTTCCGACTGGCAAGAGTGGAAAGTACGCGACATTGAAACAGGCGAAGATATATCAGATCATCTCAAATGGATTAAATTCTCTGGCGCATCTTGGACTAAAGACAATCAAGGCTTTTTCTACAGTCGCTACGACGAACCCAACAAAGAAACAAAATTAGAAGACGTTAATTATTACCAAAAACTCTACTACCACCAGTTAGGTAAACCGCAGTCAGAAGATATCCTGATCTATCATCGCCCGGATCAAAAGGAATGGGGATTCAGCGGTGGCGTAACCGAGGACGGACGTTACCTGATTGTCAGCGTTTGGTTAGGAACTGACCCGAAAAACTTGATTTTCTACAAGGATTTGGCAAACCCAAATGCTGAGGTAGTAGAACTTATTAACGAGTTTGAGGCTAACTATAGCTTTATCGACAATGATGGTGATGTGTTCTGGTTCCGCACCGATCTGGATGCGCCACGCGGTCGCGTTATTGCTATTGATACCAAAAACCCAGCGCGATCGCAATGGCAAGAAATTATCCCCCAGACAGATGAAGTCCTTGAAAGTGTCGGACTGCTAAATAATCAATTTGTGGTTGATTATCTAAAAGATGCCCACACACAAGTTAAAATTTTCGACCTAAATGGCGCATTTGTCCGGGAAGTCGAATTACCGGGAATCGGTTCTGCTGGTGGTTTTAGCGGCAAGCGCTACGACACAGAAACCTTCTACAGTTTCACCAGCTTTACCACACCAGCAACTATCTATCACTACGACATGGTAAGCGGAGAAAGTACAATTTTCCGCCAACCCAAGGTTGATTTCAATCCCGCCGATTACGAGACAAACCAGGTATTTTACAGCAGCAAAGATGGCACCCAAGTGCCTATGTTTATCACCCACAAAAAAGGGTTGCAACTGGATGGAAATAACCCAACATATCTTTATGGCTATGGCGGTTTCAATGTCTCTCTAACACCAAGCTTTTCTGTTGGGAGTTTGATCTGGCTGGAAATGGGCGGAGTTTATGCGATTCCCAATCTGCGCGGTGGCGGTGAATATGGTGAGGAATGGCACCAGGCAGGAACGAAGCTAAATAAACAAAATGTTTTTGATGATTTCATCACCGCAGCCGAGTGGCTGATTTCCCATAAGTACACAAAGCCTGCAAAACTAGCTATCGGCGGCGGCAGTAATGGGGGATTATTGGTGGGTGCTTGTTTGACACAACGCCCGAATTTATTTGGTGCGGCATTGCCTGCTGTCGGCGTAATGGATATGTTGCGTTTCCATAAGTTTACGATTGGCTGGGCTTGGTGTTCTGAGTATGGTTCTGCGGAAAACCCAGATGAGTTTAAGGCGCTTTATGCTTATTCGCCACTGCATAATCTAAAAAGCGAAACGTCCTATCCAGCTACGATGATCACAACAGCCGATCACGACGATCGGGTGGTGCCTGCCCACAGTTTCAAGTTTGCTGCTGCTTTGCAAGAGGCACACGCGGGTAAAAATCCGGTGTTAATTAGAATTGAGACTAAAGCGGGACATGGTGCTGGCAAGCCAACAGCTAAAATTATTGAAGAAGTTGCAGACAAGTGGGCTTTCTTAGTGCGTTCTCTGGACATAGCAGTTGACATTTAA
- a CDS encoding NUDIX hydrolase, with protein sequence MISKSAGVIEQSGVIPYRIKNGKIEVLLITSSTGKRWVIPKGMIEFMMSPQDSAAKEAWEEAGVIGQVLPTTMGTYDYQKWGRTCRVETFLLQVETVLEDWPEANLRKREWLSVKQAVKHIQEAELKQILMALPDTLLTLQSPPE encoded by the coding sequence ATGATCTCAAAATCAGCCGGAGTTATTGAGCAATCGGGGGTAATTCCATACCGGATCAAAAACGGTAAAATCGAAGTTTTGTTAATCACTTCTTCGACAGGTAAACGCTGGGTGATTCCTAAAGGAATGATTGAGTTTATGATGTCACCGCAAGATTCGGCAGCAAAGGAAGCCTGGGAAGAAGCTGGAGTCATTGGTCAGGTACTGCCTACAACAATGGGTACTTACGACTATCAAAAGTGGGGGCGTACTTGTCGAGTTGAGACCTTTTTATTACAAGTCGAAACGGTACTGGAAGATTGGCCGGAAGCTAACTTAAGAAAGCGAGAGTGGCTTAGTGTTAAACAAGCAGTTAAGCACATTCAGGAAGCAGAATTAAAGCAAATTCTTATGGCTTTGCCTGATACATTATTAACTTTACAATCGCCTCCGGAATAG